ACAACTTGCCCTTGGGTTTCCAAAGTTTGGAATACAGTCGAAAAGCACAAAAAAGGCGATTACACCTCAATCATTCACGGCAAGTACTCTCACGAAGAGACCGTTGCTACAAGTTCGTTTGCTGGCAAGTACCTGGTGGTACTGAACATGGCACAAGCGGAGTACGTTGCCAACTACATTCTTGATGGAGGCGATCGTAACGAGTTTAGGGCGAAATTCAGCCGTGCTTGCTCTGCTGGATTCGACCCTGACAAAGACCTAGAGCAAGTTGGAATTGCTAACCAAACAACAATGCTCAAGAGTGAAACCGAGCAGATTGGCAAGCTGTTTGAGCGTACCATGATGAAAAAGTATGGTCCAGATCAGTTGAATCAGCATTTCCAAAGCTTCAATACCATCTGCGATGCTACACAGGAACGCCAGGATGCAATGTTCCAGCTAGTGGAGGAAAAGTTAGATTTAATGGTAGTGATTGGTGGTTTCAATTCTTCTAACACCACACACCTGCAAGAAATCGCCGTTGAGCGGCATGTTCCTTCTTATCACATTGATAGCGTCCAGCGGATTGGACCAGGCAATCGCGTCGAGCATCGACTGCTGGATGGTAATTTGGCAGTGACAGAAAACTGGTTACCGGATGGTGCGATCGCTATAGGAGTTACCTCAGGAGCCTCAACACCCGATAAGGTTGTGGCAGATGTAGTAGAGAAGATTTTTGAGCTGAAGGTTGATAACTAGTTACGCAGTGAAAACCAAAATTGCTCAAATACCAGCGCCATCTAGAAACTGCTGAATCGCCTTATCTCTAAGTTGACAGCTAGAAGCGGCATGAGCTGGTTTATCCAGTGCTTCACCTTCTAACAGATTTGAATCAGCCTCTAACAGAGCACCTTGATAGACAGGTTGGGGCTGATGCAAGTTTTCCATCTGTTGTTCAAGTGACTCAATTCGGTCAACTAGAGCGCGAATCACCTCTGCTTCTGAATCGGGTAAGCTGCCGTGTTCGAGTGGATCAACTCGTACTCCAGAGCGATAGATAATTCGACCTGGTACACCCACTACGGTGCAGTTAGAGGGGACATTCCGCAGAACGACTGAGCCAGCACCAATCCTGACATTACTACCAATTTCGATATTGCCTAGAACCTTAGCACCCGCTCCAACTACCACATTATTCCCTAGGGTGGGATGGCGCTTACCGCTTTGTTTACCAGTACCACCGAGGGTTACACCCTGATATATCAAAACATAGTCTCCAATAATGGTTGTTTCCCCAATCACAACTCCCATACCATGATCGATAAAAAAACCTTGCCCAATGGCGGCACCTGGGTGAATTTCAATCCCAGTCAAAAATCGAGCGAAGTAGGAAATTAAACGCGGGATGAAGGGAATGCCAAACCGATAGAGTTGGTGAGCTACCCGGTGGAATAGCAGCGCTTGCAGACCAGGGTAGCAAAATAGCACCTCCAGCCAGTTACGGGCCGCTGGGTCACGCTCAAAGATGATCCGAAAGTCAGCAAGCAGGGCAGATAGCACAAGGATATACCCACCTAGGGCAAAAACACTCCACTTTTTATATTAGCGTTTGTGTAGCATTTAACTATATCAGCGAAAGTTTGCAAGCTATAACAAAAGACAAAGGCGCTGTCTGTGCTAGAAGATATTTAGCATTGACGGCTGCCAGAAACAGTCGCCTCTAACAATTTTGTATGCCTCCATTTTTCTTGATTCTCTTCCTGCTAATTTCGTCAATGCTAATCATTCGGGTATTCGTATTAATGCCCTTAGAGGTCGTGAACAACTTTAGCGTACCTACCTGGTTAACTTTGGCTCTGCTGGCGTTTGTGGTTTCCTGGTGCTTGGGAGAATGACCTCTAGTCAAGAAAGACTTTTCATTGGGAAAGTAGGGGCAACGCTGCTTCAGCTGAGGATTGCAACAACAAACCGTACTCCAATCCCTCCACTACTGCTTGGTACGAAGCTTCCAGGATATTAGTTGAGACACCTACTGTAGTCCAGCGTTGATGACCATTCTTCGATTCCACTAGAACACGAGTTTTTGCCGCAGTGCCACTTTGTTCGTCAATAATCCGCACTTTGTAGTCTGTCAGTTCAAACTCGGCAATCTGGGGATAGAAGTTAACCAAAGCCTTGCGTAACGCCGCATCTAGTGCTGCAACTGGACCATTTCCTTCAGCAGCTTCCAGAATGTCTTGACTGTTGACAGCTAGCTTGACTGTAGCCAAGGCATTACTCTTGTGACTATCTACTCCTGGCACTAAGTCACAGTGAACTTGAAAACCTTTGATTTCAAACAACTGCTGTCGCTTCCCCAAAGCTTCGCGCATCAGTAAGTCAAAACTAGCTTCAGCTGCTTCAAATTGGTAGCCCTCACTCTCTAAATCCTTGAGTCGTTGTAAGATTTGGCGAGCAGCAGGGTTTTGCTTATCCAGTTCAATGCCAAAAGTACGGGCTTTTGCTAAGACATTGCTAAGTCCAGCTTGGTCAGAAATTACAATTCTCCGGCTGTTGCCTACTTGCTC
This window of the Chroococcidiopsis sp. CCMEE 29 genome carries:
- a CDS encoding 4-hydroxy-3-methylbut-2-enyl diphosphate reductase, with protein sequence MDTKAFKRSLQHSENYHRKGFGREAEVSSMLQSEYQSTLVQQIRDNNYTLQCDNVTIRLAEAFGFCWGVERAVAMAYETRQHFPTQQIWITNEIIHNPSVNQRLQDMQVKFIPVEEGKKDFSVMGTGDVVILPAFGASVQEMQLLKDKGCTIVDTTCPWVSKVWNTVEKHKKGDYTSIIHGKYSHEETVATSSFAGKYLVVLNMAQAEYVANYILDGGDRNEFRAKFSRACSAGFDPDKDLEQVGIANQTTMLKSETEQIGKLFERTMMKKYGPDQLNQHFQSFNTICDATQERQDAMFQLVEEKLDLMVVIGGFNSSNTTHLQEIAVERHVPSYHIDSVQRIGPGNRVEHRLLDGNLAVTENWLPDGAIAIGVTSGASTPDKVVADVVEKIFELKVDN
- the cysE gene encoding serine O-acetyltransferase, which encodes MLSALLADFRIIFERDPAARNWLEVLFCYPGLQALLFHRVAHQLYRFGIPFIPRLISYFARFLTGIEIHPGAAIGQGFFIDHGMGVVIGETTIIGDYVLIYQGVTLGGTGKQSGKRHPTLGNNVVVGAGAKVLGNIEIGSNVRIGAGSVVLRNVPSNCTVVGVPGRIIYRSGVRVDPLEHGSLPDSEAEVIRALVDRIESLEQQMENLHQPQPVYQGALLEADSNLLEGEALDKPAHAASSCQLRDKAIQQFLDGAGI